TTGGGCCAGCGGCGAATCCGCGGTGCTGAACTTTGTCAGCGTCCATCGCGTCGAGAACGGCAAGATCACGCTGTGGAAGGACTACTGGGACATGGGCGCGCTGGCCAACAACGCCCCGCCCACCTGGCTGGAGGACTTCGCCAACGCCGACATGAGCTGGATGTTCGACGCGACCGGTCTGGTCTGAATCAACCGAGACGGTAGACGCGCTGGGCGTTGCCGGACGCGATCAGGTCGACGACGCGGATCGCGTCGACCTGCGACCACTCCCCCGTGTCGACGAATCTCTGTAGCGTCGCCGACATTCCGCGGCGCCACAGCCGGGCGCCGAGGAAGTGCAACTCCGGCGGGCCGAAGCCGTCCGAGGAGTACAGGATCTTGCGAAACGGCGCCATCTCCAGCAGGCGCCCGACGAACGACCCGGCCCGCGCCCCCAGGTAGTTGATCGCCAGGCCGCCGTCGAGGTACACGTTGTTGAACGCCTGCGCCAGGTATCCGGCCTCGCGCTCGTAGGGATAACAGTGCAGCAGCATGATCGGTGTGTCGCCGCTGCGCTGCAGAAACTCCCGCAGATACAGCGGGTTCGCGGTGCGCAGATCACCATCGCGGTCGCCGAACCCGACGTGGAACTGCAGCGGAATGCCCAGTCGCAGCGCCTGATACAGACCAAAGCGCAACAACACCCGGTCGGTCAGCCGGCGGCTCCCGGCGTCGCGCCACCGCCGCGCGGCATCGGCGACCTCGGTTGCGTCGGGCTCGGACAGGTCGCCGGCGAACCCGCCCCGATACGCGAGGATCGACTTCGTCGCCACCGCGGTCGCGGCCCGTCGCGCCAGGATCTCCTCGAACGCGGCCGCATAGTCGCCTGGTGCCGCGGCGGCCTCCTCGGCGACCGATTCCAACCGGACGATCTCGGCGACCTCACCGACGGCGAGATCGGTCATCGCGTCCAGATCGGCTACCCCGTCGGCGAATCCGGTGTCGACCAGCCAGTGCGACACCTGCGCCGCCGACAGGAACAACCGGGCCAGGTCCGGCCCGGCGTACTGTGCGCGGCGCGACCAGTACGCGTCGGGATCGGCGTGGCCGGGCAGCCCCAACAGCGGCGCGCAATGCGTCCGCACCGCGAAACCCAGTTGCGTGTCGAACGCCGAGTCGAAGTCGGCGAGTGGATCGGTGTTCGCCTCGTTGAGCCGGTTCTCGAACGTCGGGCGGTCGACGGTGTCCAGCCAGCAGCCGTGGACGTGGTGGTCGACGAGCGTCACCTGCTCGATGAGCTCACTCAGAGCCGAATCCGTCATACGCTCCAGGCCAGCCGGAACCGGTCGGCGGCCTCCTCGGGGGTGAGCGCGCCGAACTGCTCGTGCTCGTAACGGCGCACCGCGACCACGGAGTCGACGACCTCGTCGCCCAGGATCTTCCTTAGTAGCGCCGACCGGTCGAGCGCATCGATCGCCGCGATCTGTTCGCCGGGCAGGACTGTGACACCGGCGTCGCTGCGCTGCTGGTCGGTCAGCGAGGCGGGATCGACCGTCGTCTCCGGCGGCAGCGGCAGGCGGCGCTCGATGCCGTCCAGGGCCAGGCCCAGGACGGCCGCCGACGCCAGGTAGGGGTTGGCCGACGGGTCGATGACCTTGACCTCGAGGTTGGCACCCAGTGGATTGCTCGGGCCGCCGATCAGGAAACGCACTGCGGCTTCGCGGTTCTCGGTCCCCCAGCAGACCGACGCGCCGGACCAGTGGCCGGGCTGCATCCGTTGACCGGACAGTACCGAGCCGGCCAGTACGCCCTGGGCCTCGGGCAGGCCGGCGACGAGCCCGGCCACCGCGGCCTCCCCGTCCGGTGTCAACCCGTTCGCCCCGGTGCCGCCCGAGAACAGTGGCTCATCATCGCGCTTCATCGAAAAGTGTTGATGCGAACCGGATCCCACCTCGCCGGCGAACGGCACCGGCGACAGGCTCACCCGCATCCCGTACCGGCGCGCGACCCGGCTGATGATGATGCGCATCAGCACCAGGGCGTCCGCCGCCGCCACCGGCGCCAGCGGCGCCAACGAGATCTCGAACTGGTTGGCCCCGTACTCGGGGTGGAACTGCTCGATCGACACCCCGGATCCGGTGGCGGCGTCGGTGACGTCGCGCACGAACCCCTCGTACTCGAGCACGCCGGCCAGACCGTACTGCGCCCACAGTCGCGACGGCAGTCGGGCGCCGTCCGGGCCGACGAGGACGAACTCCATCTCGTGGCCGACCACGGTGCTCAGACCGGCGGCCTGGAGGCGCTCCTCGACGCGGCGCAGGGCGCCGCGGCTGCAATACGGGTCCGGTGTCCCGTCCTGGTTGAAGAAAGCCCCTGGCGCCCAGGCCAATCCGTCACCAAGGATGCGCAGTGCGCCCAGGTCGATGCGGATCCGCTGATCTCCCACCACGGTGATGGCGTCGCTGAACACGATGCCGGTCTGGTCGATGGTGAAGGCGTGCCACACCGGGCTGGCGCCGAGGCCCGGGTCGGCGAACGTGCCCATCCGGCGCAGCGGCACGGTTTTCGCGTGGGTGAGGCCGGCCGGGTTGACCACGGTGCCGATCAGCGTCGCGACGCCGTCGGCCTCGAGCTGGGCGATGGCCGCGGCGGCGAGGGGTTTGGCTGCGCTGGGACTCACGTCAGCCATTGTGCGCGGACGCGCGGAAAGTTACAGCGTGATCTTGCAGCTTTGGCCGATGTCGAGGGTGCGCAGCATGCGGCCCATGCCCAACCACATCGCGCAGGACAGCGCGAGATCGGTGAGGAGTTCGTCGGAGAACTCGGCGCGGCACCGCTCCCAGAAGTCCTCGTCGTCGCGCAGCCCGGTGTGGTCACTGGCGAACCGCTCGGCGAACTCGGCGGCGATGCGTTCCTGCGCGCTGTATCCAGGCCACGTACGCCATTCGGCGGCGTGGTCGTAGAGGTCCTCGTCCACGCCGGCCGCCAGGCCCTCGGAGTCGCGGGTGTTCTGGCACACCACGCATTCGTTGTCGAGCGCGATGACCATCCGGGCCAGCTCCCGCACCCGCATGGGGAGCCGGTTCTTGGTGTAGACGGCGTTGGTGAAACCTGCCATCGCGACGCCGATGTCGGGCGATTTCACCACCCACGCTGCGGCGTCGTCGTCGGCGAATTCTCCGATTCGGCTCATGAACGGCATGCTACGCCCGGAGTCGCGCAATTGGAACGCGTTCTAGTTTTCTGGTCAGCGGGCGGCGGCGGCGAGCGGGCGGTCGTCGGTCCAGTCGCGCTGCACCAGCATCCGGTGGGCGATCCGCTCGAGCGCCGTCTCGACCTGGAACCGGTCCGGGCGGCCCTCGAACGACGGCGAGGTCGCCAGCTTGTCGACGATGCGGCCGACGATCGCGCTCGAGATCGCGTCGACCTGGCGGATCCCGCCCTGCGTCAGCCAGAGTCGGCCGCCGGTGCGCAGCGCGAGGTTGTGTGCGACGAGTTCGTCGAACGTCGGCTCGATCACCTCGTAGGGCACGCGCAGTCGTTCGGCGATGTCGGTCAGCGTCGCCGACCCGAACACCTGGTTCTGCCGGTAGATCTGCAGCAGCGCCCACATCTGGCTGACGTCGAGGTCGCAACCGGGCTGCGTGGCCAGGCTGCGCAGGCGCAGGTCCGGCGAGTCGCGGAACAGGCGCCCGACGGCCAACTCCAGGATCTTCTCCGGCGACTCGGTGCTCGGCATGCCGAACCCCTCGCCGAGGTCACTGGCCGACACGGTCTCGACCTCGCGCAACCGAACTTCTTTGAGGAACAACGACACGATGAACCCGACGACCGCGACCGGCGCGGCGAACAAGAAGACCTGGCCGAGCGAGTCGGCGTAGGCGTCGACGATCGGCGCGGCGGCCTCGGGTGGCAGTGCGTGCAGCGCCTGCGGCGACTCGGCGGCCCGCGGTGTGGCACCGCTCGCGGCCAGCGCGGGGGCGATGCGGGAGGCCAGGAAGTTGGCGAACATGCTGCCGAAAATGGCTGCGCCGAACGAACTTCCGATGGTCCGGAAGAACGTCACGCCCGAGGTCGCGACGCCGAGATCGCTGAACGCCGACGTGTTCTGCACGACCAGGATCAGCACCTGCATGCACAGGCCGATCCCGGCGCCGAGGATGAACAGGTACAGCGACTGCTGCCACGTCGGGGTGGCCGCGGTCATCGTGGCCAGCAGCAGGAACGCCACCGTCATGATCGCGGTGCCCGCGACGGGGAACACCTTGTATCGCCCGGTGCGGCCGACGATCTGGCCGCTGCCGATCGAGGTGAGCAGCATGCCGGCCACCATCGGCAACGTGCGCAGACCCGACGTCGTCGCCGAGACCCCGTTGACGAACTGCATGAACGTCGGCAGGAACGTCAGCGCCCCGAGCATCGCGAAGCCGACGATGAAGCCGAGGATGCAGCACACCGTGAAGACCGGGCTGGCGAACAGCCGGATCGGCAGGACCGGCTCGGCGGCACGGGTTTCCACCCGCACGAAGATCGCCAGCGCCACCACCGACGCGACGAACAGGCCGATGATCACCGGCGACGACCACGCGTATGTGCTGCCGCCCCAACTGGTCGCCAGCGTCAGGCCGGACGCGCCCAGCCCGACGAACAGGATGCCCGCGTAGTCGATGACCGGTTTGGTGGTCTTGGCCATCGCCGGAATGGCCACGGCCGCGACCGCTAGGACGATGAGCGCCACCGGAACGTTGATCCAGAACGCCCACCGCCAGGTGAGGTGGTCGGTGAAGAAGCCGCCGAGCAGCGGGCCGATGACGGTGGTGACGCCGAACACCGCGCCGAGGGCGCCTTGGTAGCGGCCGCGGTCGCGCAGCGGGATCACCTCGCCGATCACCGCCATCGCGGTCACCATCACCGCGCCGCCGCCGATGCCCTGCAGGGCACGCGACGCGACGAGCATGGTCATCGAGCCGGCGATACCGCACAGGATCGAACCGGCCAGGAAGAACAGCACCGAGACCTGGAACACCGCCTTGCGGCCGAACAGGTCGCCGAGCTTGCCGACCACCGCGGTGACGATCGTCGACGCGAGCAGGTAGCTGGTGACCACCCACGACTGGTGGCCGGCACCGCCGAGGTCGGCGACGACGGTCGGCAGCGCGGTCGCCACGATCGTCTGGTCCAGCGCGGCGAGCAGCATGCCGAGCAGCACCGCAACGAACACCAGGTTGCGGCGCTGGGGGCTGATCGTCGCGCTGCCCGACTCCGGGTCAACGGCAGCGGCAGGCGGGGCCTGGCTCGTCATGGTTCCCTTCCAACGCGGTTCTCTCTTCCCGGCCTATCGTTAGATAGGCTAGAAAAGTTACGCGTCCGGTCAGGATTGCCCCCGCGAGCGTGCACAAAACGCGCACCCTCGCGCTAGAGAACTCAGAGCGCCGTCGGCGGACGCGACACGCACTGCGCCGCGTAGAGCTCGTCGCCGAGCTTGTCCATCAGCTGCAGCTGCGTCTCGAGGTAGTCGATGTGGTCTTCCTCGTTGGACAGGATCTTCTCCAGCAGCGTGGCCGAGGTGGCGTCGCCCTTCTCGCGGCACATCATGATGCCCGGGCGCAGCCGCTCGACCACCTCGTACTCGATCGCGAGGTCGGCCTCGAATTGCTCGCGCAGCGTCTGGCCGATTCGCAGGGAGAACAGCCGCTGATAGTTGGGCAGGCCGTCGAGGAGCAGAATGCGGTTGGTGATGTCCTCCGCATGATTCATTTCTTCGAACGACTCTTTGCGCGTGTATTCCGCGAGTTCGGTGAAGCCCCAGTTGGCCTGCATTTTGGAATGCAAGAAATACTGATTAATGGCTGTCAATTCACTCGTCAATTGCTCGTTGAGCAATTTGAGAACGTCCGGATCGCCTTGCATGGTCGCTCCTAAGCACCTGAGGGCTGGTCAGAGATCGCTGTAGGTCGTGCGCCTTCCAATCTAGTGCAGACGACACCCGATTGGTCACCGTTGAGCCCTGCGCCACGCGCGTTTTCGGCTCGCTTTCGGGCCGCCGGCGGCCCGCTGGGCGCAGATCAGCGCGCTAGTCTGGACTGGCTACGCTAACTAATGTTAGGCTGCGCTAACTTCCCGCCGGGACGCGCGACAGACAGGAATCAGCAATGAGTGAGTACGATTTGCACTCACTGATTTTGGCGTGCGATTTCTGCGTCGACGACGTCGACCGGATGTGGAAATGGCTGAAGAAGCATCACGACGAATTGGAATCGATCGGCGCCCATCACGTCGTGCTCTACGAATCGATCTGGGAGCCCAATCGCGTCCTGGTGACCATTGGCATTCGGCACGTCCAGTCCATTCGTGAGGTTTTGCGGTCGCCGGCGATCTTCGAGTGGTTCAACATTGCCGGCGCGGTCGACATCCCGCCGATCTTCGGCGGTGAAGTGGTCGAGAAGATCGACCTCTATGCGCCGACAGCGATCGACCGGGTGGGACGCGTGGTCGTCGGCGTCATGTCGTCGGTGGAGGACGTGTCCGCGCTGATGGCCAAGGTGCACGACGGCCTCGACCGGTTCAAGCAGGGCGGCGTGCGCAAGATCTGGGTCTACCGCGCCCTCGACGACGGGCAGGAAGTCATGATCCTGCAGGAGATCGAGGACGAGGTGGCGGCCAGGAACTGGATCGACCACCCCGACGCGGCGGCCGAGTGGATGTCGAACGCCGGGCTGGGCGCCTACCCCACCCAGTTCGTCGGGCGTTTCGCCCACCTGATGAGCGTCGAGCAGGGTTGAGGGGGCCCGCATGTTCGTCTGCCTGTGCCACGGGATCACCAGCCACGTTGTCAGCGAGTGCGTGGCCAACGGGGCGCGGACGTCCAAACAGATCGCCGAGGCGTGCGGTGCCGGCGGCGACTGCGGGCGGTGCCGACGGACCCTGCGCGCGATCATCGCCTCGCAGTGCGAGGCCGACGAGAAGGCCCACACCGCGGCGCGGCACTGACCGCCGCGCTACGCCCCGCCGCCCTTACCGGTGAACTCGGCCAGCGCGCTGGCGTTGGCCGCCGCACCCATCAGCGCGGCGAAGTGCTCGATCTCTCGGGCGGTGGCCGCGGCGATCCCCTCACCGGTGGGCGCGGTGATCGTCTGCTTGACCGCCATCAAACTCGCGATCGGGCGCGCCGCCAGGATCTCGGCGTGCCGACGGGCCTCGGCCAGCAGCTCGTCGGGTGCGCACACCTTCCACACCAGGCCCATCCGGTGGGCTTCCTCGGCGTCGACCCACTCCGAGGACATCAGCAGCCACGCGGCGTTCTGCCGGCCCATCAGCCGCGGCAGCAGATACGACGACGCGGCCTCCGGGGCGACGCCGAGACTGGTGAACGGCGTCTTCAACCGCGCGGCCGTCGACATGAACACCAGATCGGCGTAACCGAGAATCGTTGCGCCGATGCCCACTCCGACACCGTTGACCGCGCAGATCAGCGGTTTGGGGAACTCGGTCAGCGCATCGATCATCGTGGTGAAGTGGCTGCCCTGCTGGTTGAACTCGGGATCGGTGATGCGCCTTTGCATCTCGTTGAGGTCGTTGCCTGCGCTGAATGCCCGGCCCGCGCCGGTGAGCACGACGACCGCGACCTCGGGGTCGGCGGCCGCGTCGCGCAACGCGTCCGCCGTCGCCTTGTACAGGGCCTCGTTGAAGGCGTTGAGCACCTCGGGGCGGTGCAGGGTCACGGTGCGGACGCGGTTGTCGTCGGCGATCTGCAGGGTCGATTCGGCCACCGCAGCAGCCTAAGTGCTAACCGTTGCTGTAGACGCGGGTGGGTTCGACAAGCACCACGGTGCGGCGCTGCTCGGCCATCACCCGGTCGTACTCGGCCCAGTTGTCGTGGGTGCCACCGGCGGCGGTGAACACGTCGCGCAGCAGCAACCGCAACGCATCCGCGTCGGCCAGCCACGGTTGCGGATCGTCGGGGCCCGCGAGGACCGCCCGGCCCTCCACGGTCGCCCACTGCCAGCCCTGGCGGAACGTGACGGCCAGTTGCGGACGCGCCCGCAGGTTGGCGAGCTTGACCCGGCCGTAGGTGACGAAGCCCAGCGCCGGTGCGCCGGTGGCCGGATGGGCGAGCTTGCCGACGTTGACCAGCGACGCCTGAATCGTCGCGTCGCCCCGCAGGGTCGACACCACGGCCAACCCGTTGTCGGCGGCGGCCAGCGTGACCGCCTCATCGAGTGTCGTCATGAAACTCCTTGTGCGGCAACATCAACGAACGGTACGCGGTACACGTAGCGGCTGGTCGGCACAGTGTCGACATCGCGATTGGCGCCGAACGCGGCGGTGCTGGCCACCATCCGGTCCATGCGGTCGCGCAGGTCGTCGTCGTCGGCGGCGCCGAAGAACGCGTGCAGGTCCGACAGCGCGGCCAGCGGGAACTGTTCCTCGACGATCGCGTCGATCGCCGGTGCGTCCGGGGTCAGCGCCCGCACCACCGCGTTCTGCGTGTACCCGAACGTCGACTGCGTCGCGATGGCCACCGGGGTGTGGTCGAGGTGCCAGCGCTGCAGCCATGCGGACTCGTCGAGGTCCGCGGGTCGGCGCAGCAGCGCGACGTTGGCGAACCCGTCGGCGCGATCACCCGGTGCGGTCGGGGGCAGCGCCACCGGAACCGACTCGGTGACCAGGTAGGCGGCCACCTGGTCGGCCTCGTGCCGCAGGCGTGCGACGGCGGCGGTCACCTGCTCGCCGTAGGACTGCTGGGTCCACAGGCTGACGAACCCGACCACCGGCGGGTCCAGCGTCGTGAGCGTCATCAGCGAGTCGCGCACCTGGCCGTCACGGACGTTGATCGTCAGCCCGGGGACCTCGAGAGCCAGCAGATCGGCCGCGACGTGCTCGCGCAGCCGTGCGCACCAGGCGTCGTCACCGTCGGCCCGCCGCAGCGTGATGATCACTTTCTCCACGAAGCGAACCTAACGCGTGGCGCCGGTCAGGCTTCCAGCCGCTCGCGGACGTTGGCCAACCGCCTCCGCAGTTCCTGCTCGTCGATGACGCCGCGGGCCACCAGCGAGTGCGCGAGCGAGACCAACTGGTTCTCGGGATACGGCAGGTCGGCGTAGCGCGTCGCCGCCAGCGCGTCCTCTTCGTCGCGGCGCTCCTTGAAGTCCGGGACATCGGCGTCACAGGCCGCCCGGTCGAGCGCGTCGCACATCCCGTCCAGGCTGGTCTTCCACGGCGGCACCGGGTTCTCCACGCCGTACTTGGCGGCCATCCGCGACCACACCTGGTTGCGCTCGACGATCTCCTGCAGCGCCGGGACAGTCGTCTGCTCGATGCCGGGATCCGGTGTGGCGCTCATGCTTCCGAGGCCGGATGCACGGCAGGGCGGGTGTCGGTGATGACGTTGGCCGTGACGCCGGCCTTGGGCAGCGCGACACCGATGAGACAGTCGCGGGTGATGATCTCGACCAACTGGTCCTCGGACCAGCCGTCGGTGCCCTCGGGGCGCATCGGCATCACCATGAAGCGGTGCTTCTGGTTGGAGTCCTGCACCCGGACGCTGACCTCGTCCGGCAGGTAGAGGCCGAACTCGGCCAGCACCTGGCGCGGCCAGCGCACCATGCGGCGGCGGTAATTCGGGGTGCGGTACCACTCCGGGGAGTTGCCGAGGATGGGCCGTGGATAGCACGAGCACAACGCGCAGACGATCACGTTGTGCACCGTCGGGGTGTCCTCGAGGATCTCGAACGCGGTGAAGTCGCTCGGGGTGCCGAAGCCGGTGGGCTCGAGCCAGTCGACGCCGACCTCCTTGCTGGCCGTCATCGGCTCGGACAGGGCCAGCGCCTTGAAGTCCGGATCGAGCCACGCCCGGGCCACCAGACGTGCCGCCGGGGTCGGTCCGATCTGCTCGGCGAACTCGGTGAACAGCCGGTGCTCCTCGGCGGTGAAGATGCCCTTCTCGATACACAGTTCGCGCAGCGCGATCTCGAGCACCTCGAAGTCGGTGATCTCGTCGACCATCGGCGCGACGGTGCGCTCGTGATCGTGGTCGTGATCGTGGGACATCAGGCGGCCTCCAGCCAGTGCTCGGGGATCTCGGTCTGAATGACGTCGGCCGCGGTGCCGGTGTAGCCGTGCCACAGGTCGGCCATGGTGAACCGCACGACGTAGAACCACTCCGGCTTGGCAGGCCGGTCCCAGGTCTCGTCCTCGGCCGCCGGACTCTCGTAGGCGACGGTGGCGATCTCGCCGCGCGCGCCGCGCACGTATTCCGGTGTGCGGGTGTAGAAGATCACCGGCAGCTCGCGCACCACCACCGCGTCGCCGACCTTGAACTTCGGTTCCCCGGCCTGCCCGGCGTACACCTGCGGATCCCCCTTGCCGACCGCATGTTTGTGGTGGGCGTTGCGCTTGACCGCGGACCCGTCGCCCTCGGACTTGGGTCTGGCCTCCAACTTCTTTCCGGCCAGACCGCCCTCGTACCGCGACTTCACCTCGGCCATCCGCTCGCTCAACTCGGTCAGCCCGATGTGGTGCTTTTCCACCAGCACCCGGGCGACCGCGAGCAGCCAGCGTCCGTAGTACGGCAGACCCAGGTATTGGGCGCGGCCCACGTCGACGTTGCCGATGCGGCGGCGTTCCTCCGACAGCCAGATCCCGCGCCACGCGAGCACCTCACAGATCACATAGGTCATGTGCTCCCAGAGCTCGTACTGCTTGTTCTCGTACTTCATCGGCGCGTCCGGTTCACCACCGACGTCATGGACGGGTTTGAGATACGCGGTGATCCGGTCGTGGTCGAGCAGGTCGGGTGTCGGCGCGTCCGGCAGTTCGGGGTATGCCGACTTCAGCCGGGCCACCAGGTCGAGTTGGGCTGCGCGCTCGGCGGCAGTACTCATTCGGAATCCCTCTCGTAGCCGCGGCTTACGTGGACCAAACCCCGCCGGCTGACTCTAACGCCGGACGTGGCCGCCCGCAGACGAATCGGGCCAGGCCGCTCCCCCGGACCCGGGTGTGCACGCGGTTGCGCTGTGTCTCAGCACAATTGACGACGGCGTCGAGCTGTGCCCGGCAACCACCCGCGTGGTGCGCCCCCCTCGGCGAGGCGACACGTCAGAATGGGGGCGTGAGCACCGCCAGCCGGATCGTCGACGCCTTGCGCCCGACCATGTCCGACGGCGGCGCGGTGGCCAGGAGCCTGGCGGCGGTGTTGGCGACCACCGTGCTGACGCTGCTGTGGGTTTCGGGACCCGCCGCGCTGTGGGTGGCCGGCGCGGGCGCCGTCGCGGGGGCGATCGCGCTGCAGGACAGCCCCGGCGGACGCATCTCGCGGGTCGGCATCGTGGCCGTGCAGATGGGCGCGGCAGTGTTTCTCGGGGCGCTGACCGCATCGCTGGACATCGTCTTCGTGGCCGTGGTGGCGCTCTGGTGCTTCGCGGCCGGACTGCAGTGGGCCGTCGGTGGTAACGCGGGCCTGGTCGGTGCCGGCGCGAGCGCACTGCTCGTGGTCGCGCCACCGCTGGCCCCGACGGCCGCGTCGGTGCTGGTGCCGACGCTGCTGACGGTGCTGGCCGGCGGTGTGCAGGCCGCGCTGATCGCGATGTGGCCGCCGCAGCGGTGGCGCACGCAGCGCGATGCGCTGTCCGACGCGTACCGGGCGCTGGCCGACGAGGCCCGCCAGATCGGTGCGGACGGCTCATCGCCGACGACAGAGATCCTCGACCCGTCGCTGCGCGACGCGTTCATCGACACCCAGGCCAGCCGTCGGCCGGAGGCCTATCACGGTGGCCACCGGCCGCCCGAACGCATCATGGCCACGCTGCGGGCGCTGCGCGAATCGCCGGGCGTCAACGACGAAGACGTGTCGCGCATGGCGGCGGCGGCGGCCGAGGTGCTCGACGCGATCGCCGGGCAGGACCACACCGCGCGGCGCGACACCGAGCACGGCCTGATTCGCCTCGACGCCACGGTGGCGTTGTTGAGCGGCCCGGAAGAAGAACTCGCGCAACGACTTTCGCGCCAACTCCACGAAGTCGCGAAACTGCGCTTCCCCGACCTGAACCGGGCCGACCTGATCAGCCCGGTCCGCACGACGGTCGATGTCATCCGCTCGCACATGACCTTGACGTCGCCGATTCTGCGGCACGCGATCCGGCTGTCGGCGGCGGCCGCGCTGGGGGTCGCGGCCGACCGGTTCGCGCCGGTGGCACACGGCCACTGGATCGCGCTGACGGTGCTGATGGTGCTGCGTCCCGAGACCGCGCACACCTATACGCGCTGCGTCGGACGACTGACGGGCATCGCCGGTGGCATCGTGGCCGCCTCGGTCATCGCGTGGCTGCTGCATCCGACGGGCGCCGTCGCGGTCGTGCTCGCGGCCGCCTGCCTCGCGGTGACCTACGCGGTGCACCGGACGGGCTACATCGCGGGCAGCGCCGCACTGGCCGCGGCAACGGTGTTCCTGCTCGACATCGACGCGGTGACCTCCGGTGCGACGCTGGAGGACCGGTTGTTCTCGGTGATCATCGGCGGCGGCCTCGCGGTGGTGGCCCACGTCGCCCTGCCCGACCATGCGCTGACGCGGTTGCACCAGCGCGCCGGGGAACTGCTGAAGTCCGAGATCGATTACGCCGCAACGGTGGTCAAGGCCTACGTGCATGAGATCGACCACCAGGCCGACACCGTGACCACCGCCTGGCAGCGCGCGTACCGCGCCAGGGCCGGATTCGAGGCGGCCTCCGGCGCGACCCGGATGGAGACCCGGGAACTGCGCCGGTGGCTGCGGTCGTACCGGACCGCGCTCAACGCGGTGACCGCCTCCTGCACGGCGCTCGAGGACAGCCTGCCGCCGCACCCGCCGACCGCCCTGACGCGCGATTTCGTGGCGGCCGTCGACGATTACGTCGACGCGCTGCGCGGCGCGCCCCCGACGCCGGCGACGCCGTGGACGGTGGACGTGGCGGCGCTGACCGCGGCCGCTCAGCAGGTGCGGGACCGCGCCGCGGGCGTGTCCGGCGACGACGGGGCCGTGCGCGTGCTGGTGTCGGAGATCGCCTCGATCACCCGCAGCCTGGCGGGCATCGCCTCGATCAGCGAGCCCATTTCGGCTGGATGAACACGCCTTCGGCCTCGACCGTCGGGCCCTCGGCGTCGGCGAGATAGCCCGCGGCGTAGGCCTTCACACCGTCGGTGCCGGTGATCCTGGCTTCGGCGTGCAGCCGGCCCAGCGGGGTGGGCCGTAGATATCGCAGCGTGATGGTGCCGGTGAAGCGCGGCGATTCGGCGTTGGCCGCCACCTCGCCGAGCAGGTGGTCGAGGATCAGCGCCGCCACACCGCCGTGCACATGTCCCGGTGGCCCTTCGAACGCCGCGCCGAGTTCGAAATCGGTGTGCACACGGCCGTCGGGATCGCGCATGACCTCGACCGGCGGGGCCACCGGGTTGCGGATCCCGATCACCGGGTTGCCCCACGCCATCCGGTCCCCTCCGCTGGTGAACCGCACCCCGAACGGGCCGTCGGTCTGGCGTGACCGCAGCCGCGCTGTCGCGGCGTCGATCTGCGCCTTGACGGTTGCCACGGTGTCCACGTCGACCTCGGTGCGGATCGTCGCGTCGATCAACTCCCGCACCGAGT
The window above is part of the Mycolicibacterium rutilum genome. Proteins encoded here:
- a CDS encoding enoyl-CoA hydratase/isomerase family protein — protein: MAESTLQIADDNRVRTVTLHRPEVLNAFNEALYKATADALRDAAADPEVAVVVLTGAGRAFSAGNDLNEMQRRITDPEFNQQGSHFTTMIDALTEFPKPLICAVNGVGVGIGATILGYADLVFMSTAARLKTPFTSLGVAPEAASSYLLPRLMGRQNAAWLLMSSEWVDAEEAHRMGLVWKVCAPDELLAEARRHAEILAARPIASLMAVKQTITAPTGEGIAAATAREIEHFAALMGAAANASALAEFTGKGGGA
- a CDS encoding TIGR03618 family F420-dependent PPOX class oxidoreductase; amino-acid sequence: MTTLDEAVTLAAADNGLAVVSTLRGDATIQASLVNVGKLAHPATGAPALGFVTYGRVKLANLRARPQLAVTFRQGWQWATVEGRAVLAGPDDPQPWLADADALRLLLRDVFTAAGGTHDNWAEYDRVMAEQRRTVVLVEPTRVYSNG
- a CDS encoding EthD domain-containing protein, giving the protein MEKVIITLRRADGDDAWCARLREHVAADLLALEVPGLTINVRDGQVRDSLMTLTTLDPPVVGFVSLWTQQSYGEQVTAAVARLRHEADQVAAYLVTESVPVALPPTAPGDRADGFANVALLRRPADLDESAWLQRWHLDHTPVAIATQSTFGYTQNAVVRALTPDAPAIDAIVEEQFPLAALSDLHAFFGAADDDDLRDRMDRMVASTAAFGANRDVDTVPTSRYVYRVPFVDVAAQGVS
- a CDS encoding thiocyanate hydrolase — encoded protein: MSATPDPGIEQTTVPALQEIVERNQVWSRMAAKYGVENPVPPWKTSLDGMCDALDRAACDADVPDFKERRDEEDALAATRYADLPYPENQLVSLAHSLVARGVIDEQELRRRLANVRERLEA
- the scnC gene encoding thiocyanate hydrolase subunit gamma — protein: MSHDHDHDHERTVAPMVDEITDFEVLEIALRELCIEKGIFTAEEHRLFTEFAEQIGPTPAARLVARAWLDPDFKALALSEPMTASKEVGVDWLEPTGFGTPSDFTAFEILEDTPTVHNVIVCALCSCYPRPILGNSPEWYRTPNYRRRMVRWPRQVLAEFGLYLPDEVSVRVQDSNQKHRFMVMPMRPEGTDGWSEDQLVEIITRDCLIGVALPKAGVTANVITDTRPAVHPASEA
- a CDS encoding SH3-like domain-containing protein, producing the protein MSTAAERAAQLDLVARLKSAYPELPDAPTPDLLDHDRITAYLKPVHDVGGEPDAPMKYENKQYELWEHMTYVICEVLAWRGIWLSEERRRIGNVDVGRAQYLGLPYYGRWLLAVARVLVEKHHIGLTELSERMAEVKSRYEGGLAGKKLEARPKSEGDGSAVKRNAHHKHAVGKGDPQVYAGQAGEPKFKVGDAVVVRELPVIFYTRTPEYVRGARGEIATVAYESPAAEDETWDRPAKPEWFYVVRFTMADLWHGYTGTAADVIQTEIPEHWLEAA
- a CDS encoding FUSC family protein, whose protein sequence is MSTASRIVDALRPTMSDGGAVARSLAAVLATTVLTLLWVSGPAALWVAGAGAVAGAIALQDSPGGRISRVGIVAVQMGAAVFLGALTASLDIVFVAVVALWCFAAGLQWAVGGNAGLVGAGASALLVVAPPLAPTAASVLVPTLLTVLAGGVQAALIAMWPPQRWRTQRDALSDAYRALADEARQIGADGSSPTTEILDPSLRDAFIDTQASRRPEAYHGGHRPPERIMATLRALRESPGVNDEDVSRMAAAAAEVLDAIAGQDHTARRDTEHGLIRLDATVALLSGPEEELAQRLSRQLHEVAKLRFPDLNRADLISPVRTTVDVIRSHMTLTSPILRHAIRLSAAAALGVAADRFAPVAHGHWIALTVLMVLRPETAHTYTRCVGRLTGIAGGIVAASVIAWLLHPTGAVAVVLAAACLAVTYAVHRTGYIAGSAALAAATVFLLDIDAVTSGATLEDRLFSVIIGGGLAVVAHVALPDHALTRLHQRAGELLKSEIDYAATVVKAYVHEIDHQADTVTTAWQRAYRARAGFEAASGATRMETRELRRWLRSYRTALNAVTASCTALEDSLPPHPPTALTRDFVAAVDDYVDALRGAPPTPATPWTVDVAALTAAAQQVRDRAAGVSGDDGAVRVLVSEIASITRSLAGIASISEPISAG